Genomic DNA from Bacilli bacterium PM5-9:
CAAGGAAGAAGACGACTTACTCAACAAGATAAAGATAAGATTCTTAAATATTCAAATGAACTTTCATCACAAGCTCTACGCGTTTTAGCATTTGCTTATTCAAGATGTGGTATTAATGATGAATTAGTTTGCGAAAGAAACCTAACTTTCTTAGGTGCTGTGGGAATGATTGATCCTGAAAAACAAGAAGCTAAAGTTGCGATTGCTAAAGCTAAAAAAGCTGGAATTAAAACAGTAATGATTACTGGAGACCATCCAACAACTGCCTTTGCGATTGCAAAAAAATTAGAAATGGTTGATGATGAATCACAAGTTATTACTGGAAAAGAATTAGATACAATGAGTGATGATGAATTAGCTAAAAACGTTAATAATTATTGTGTGTATTCTCGTGTTAGCCCAGAACATAAAGTTAAAATTGTTCAAGCATTACAAAAACAAGGTTTTATCGTTTCAATGACAGGTGATGGTGTTAATGATGCACCAAGTTTACAAACAGCACATATCGGTGTGGCAATGGGCATTACTGGTACTGATGTCGCTAAACAAGCATCTTCAATGATTTTAATGGACGATAACTTTGCAACAATTGTTTATGCAGTTGAAGAAGGAAGAAATATTTACAACAAAATTAAACGTGCTGTTCAATTTGTTTTAGCTACTAATTTTGGTGAAGTGTTTGCTATTTTCATCGCTGTACTTATGGGAATTGGAACACCACTTGGTGCTGTTCATGTTTTATGGGTAAACCTAATTGTAGAATCATTAATTGCGATTCCAATTAGTATGGATGTTAATGATCCAACTGTAATGAATGAAAAACCAAGACCAAAAAATGAAACCATTTTTGCTCACATGATTTTATCGATAATTTTATTATCAATCTTTGTGGGTGGAGCACTTCTATTATCATACATGACAACATTAAATCTAGGCTATGATTTAGATATTGCTAAAACAGTAGCATTCATGGTTATGTCTTGTGCACCAATGCTTTATGTCTTAAGTCTTAGAACACCTAAAAAATTATTAGTTGTTTCAAAACCTTGGGAAAACATGTCACTATTAAGTGCTATTGCAATTGGATTTTTATTAAATGTAGTTTTAGTTTATAGTCCACTTAATATTTTCTTTAATTTAGTACCATTAATTGGTATGCCATTAATAATTGCTATTATCGGAATATTAGTGCCAACTATTTTATATGAAATTTATAAATTATTTACAATCAAAAAAACAAGTTAACAGCTTGTTTTTCTTATGAAATGTGTTAAAATGTAAAACGGAGGTTGATTTTTATGAAATTTAAAGTATCAGAAATTGTTAGTGTTGGTGTTTTATCTTGCTTAGTACTAATCGGTTCCTTTATTAATATAATGTTACCATTTGCTTCTCAAGGCGGACTTGTTCACTTTGGTACAACAATTGCAGTAATTTCAGTTGTAGTTTATGGACGAAAAGTAGGTACTTTATCAGGTGCAATTGGTATGTCGTTATTTGACATCTTAGGTGGTTGGTTAATTTGGGCACCTGCAACAGCAATCGCACGATTAGGGTTAGGATATATTATGGGAACTATTTCCTATGCAAAAGAGAAAAACGGAAAATCATACCTATATAATTTAATTGGATTAATATGTGGTGGTGCTTGGATGGTTCTAGTATACTATCTATTCGAAGCAATTTTATATAACAATTGGATTGCCCCACTTGGTTCAATTCCTGGTAATGTTTCACAATTAGTTTTAGCAGCAGTTGTTGGTATTCCAATTGGATTAATTCTTAAAAAATATATAAAAGTCTCTAATTAAAGAGACTTTTTTTAATGTTCTTTTATAAATTCATTAACCATATCATGCCATTTTACTGTATCATATTCGCCTACTTCAGTTGTTTCATTAAATAATAAATCAACCATATATCTAGGCTTTTTACCACCTATATGCATTGATTTAATGCACGAAACACAATAAATGCAAACTTCATCACAGGGCATACTTTCTGCTCTTTTTTTCATATGCTCTTGCACTTTTTCAATTGAAACATGTGGATATAAGTTATCACCACAACAAATTGATTTTCCTTTCGAAAACTCATTTTCAATGACAGTTATATTCATTTTATCAAGCAATTTCCTAATTGCATTATGAACTTGATTCTTTCCTCTAATAGGACATGCATCATGTATAGATAAAGTAAGTCCAGTATGATCTGGAAATAAAAAATCATCATCTTCAGCAAGCATTTCCCAAACTGAAATTGTTTCAATATTATCATATAAAGTACTAAATCTTCGATCACAACCAGCACAAGTATTTATAATTAATGATTCATCTTCAACTTGAGGATCATGATGGCAACAAATTGTATGCAATTTAATTGAGTTATCTTTTGATTTTAAATATTCATACATCTTATTTGCAAGTTCTTCTTTATAAATCAATAATGCGCATCCTGGATTATAATAAACATTTTTCATTAAAAACCACTCCTTATAATATATATTTTAACACACATCATTTCAAACACACGCAACTTTCGGACATCAATCTATTTTATTTTTGCATTTGTCAAAATATTGATAACTTGCTATAATTTATAATAGTGAAAAGGTGGTTTATATGAATAAATTTCTAAAGTATTTAACAATCATTATTTTTTTAATATGTTGTTCATGTCAAAAACAAGATAACGAATTACAAGATGGTATTTATCAAGCAATGAATCCAATACCAGATGAACATGGTTGGCAAACATTTGTTGAGTATGAAATAAAAGATAATAAAATAATTAATATTGAATATGATGCTTTAAATTTGCAAAATGGTTCTAAAAAAACAAAAGCAAAATCATCCATAGTCAATGATTTTACTATGAACTCTAAAAATGGTGAATGGCATACACAAGTAAACAAATTAGAAAAAGAAATAATAAAAAATCAATCATTAAATCCACTTAAAGCTGATAGTGTTACTGGTGCAACCATTACATATGATGATTTCAATTCGTTAATTTCAACTGCAAAAAACAATAAAATTATTGTTGGAAAATTAAAAGATGGTTTATATTATTCAAAAACAAATAAACCTGATAAAAACAACAATATTTATACGCTTGGTTATTATGTTAGAAACGGAATAATACTTGGTGCTCATGTTGATAGTTATAAAAGTAACTCAAAAGAAATCATTTATAATTACAACTTATCAGTCGCCGGAAAATATGATTTACGTTCAACAAGCGCCTCATTTGCTGAGCAATGCTTACAAATATCAAATTATTTAGTTGAAAAACAAACATTAATTGTTGGAACTGATGATAATGGAAAAACTGATGCAATATCAAAAGCAACTATCACTGTTGAACCATGGGTTAATTTATATACAAATTCAATAAATAAAAAATAATTATTACTTCATAAAAAAAGCTGTCTAAAATAACTTTAGATAGCTTTTTATAATATTACTTAAAACAAGACCCATCTCTAAGTCCTTGACCATTACCTTGGTTTTGACCATGACCTTGTCCATGTCCATTACCTTGACCATTCCCATATCCTAAACCTTGACCTTGATTTTGAGAACCACTTTGTGTTCCATTGCAATTATTTTGGCAATTTTTAACATTTGCAAGTATTTCATCAGCTTTTTCTTGCGAGATATTTCCATTTTTAACCATATCATCAAGCCTACTTTTCTTATTTTTGTATACAGCCGATTTGAACTCTGTTAATTTATTTGCCTCTTTAGCAATCATCGCACAAGTTTTTCCACTTTTACGCTCAGCTCTAATTTCCTCAATTGTTTTTCCTGTAATTTTAGCACAAGAATACATTGGCGTTTGATTTTCTGCTGCAAAAGCTGGAATGGCTATAGCTACAAATACTACAACAGCAATCGCAACCATTAAATATTTTTTGATTTTCATTTAGATACACCTCCTTTTTTACTATATCTATATATTACAAATAAATTATGACAAAACAATGTCATTTTATTTACAAAAAAAAGTTTTTATAAAAACATTATTTTAAAACAAAAAACTAAAACATAGTTTTGACATACTTATACTATATAATATATAGTATAGATAGTTAGGTGGTGATTTTATGGCAGTCATATTAATTGCAGATGACAACAAGCAAATAACCTCAGTGCTTGCTGACTACGCTAAAAAAGATGGCTATGAAGTGCTAGTTGCATATGATGGTGAACAAGCAATTAATTTGTTTAATAAAGGTAATATTGATTTAATTCTTTTAGATGTAATGATGCCAATTAAAGATGGATTTGAAGTTTGTCGTGAAATAAGAAAAACATCAACAACACCAGTTATAATGATTACAGCTCGTGGCGAAGACTTTGAAAGAATTATGGGCTTAGATATTGGTGCAGATGACTATATTGTTAAGCCATTTTCACCCGCTGAAGTCATGGCTCGAGTCAGAGCAATAATGCGCCGTATAACACCCAACAATAAAATAAATCAAGAAAATCAAATTTTAAAAATCAATGACTTATATATTGATTTAGAT
This window encodes:
- a CDS encoding major membrane immunogen (membrane-anchored lipoprotein) (product_source=COG4939; cog=COG4939; smart=SM00900; superfamily=58046): MNKFLKYLTIIIFLICCSCQKQDNELQDGIYQAMNPIPDEHGWQTFVEYEIKDNKIINIEYDALNLQNGSKKTKAKSSIVNDFTMNSKNGEWHTQVNKLEKEIIKNQSLNPLKADSVTGATITYDDFNSLISTAKNNKIIVGKLKDGLYYSKTNKPDKNNNIYTLGYYVRNGIILGAHVDSYKSNSKEIIYNYNLSVAGKYDLRSTSASFAEQCLQISNYLVEKQTLIVGTDDNGKTDAISKATITVEPWVNLYTNSINKK
- a CDS encoding Fe-S oxidoreductase (product_source=COG0247; cog=COG0247; superfamily=101089) codes for the protein MKNVYYNPGCALLIYKEELANKMYEYLKSKDNSIKLHTICCHHDPQVEDESLIINTCAGCDRRFSTLYDNIETISVWEMLAEDDDFLFPDHTGLTLSIHDACPIRGKNQVHNAIRKLLDKMNITVIENEFSKGKSICCGDNLYPHVSIEKVQEHMKKRAESMPCDEVCIYCVSCIKSMHIGGKKPRYMVDLLFNETTEVGEYDTVKWHDMVNEFIKEH
- a CDS encoding DNA-binding response OmpR family regulator (product_source=COG0745; cath_funfam=1.10.10.10,3.40.50.2300; cog=COG0745; pfam=PF00072,PF00486; smart=SM00448; superfamily=46894,52172), producing the protein MAVILIADDNKQITSVLADYAKKDGYEVLVAYDGEQAINLFNKGNIDLILLDVMMPIKDGFEVCREIRKTSTTPVIMITARGEDFERIMGLDIGADDYIVKPFSPAEVMARVRAIMRRITPNNKINQENQILKINDLYIDLDKFLVKINNETIPLTKKEMELLWTMAYNPNRVYSRDQLLDLIWGYDYYGDLRTVDSHIKRLRAKLDLFNHPNWEIETIWGVGYKFEVKDNEK
- a CDS encoding hypothetical protein (product_source=Hypo-rule applied; cleavage_site_network=SignalP-noTM; superfamily=47933; transmembrane_helix_parts=Inside_1_6,TMhelix_7_26,Outside_27_154); translated protein: MKIKKYLMVAIAVVVFVAIAIPAFAAENQTPMYSCAKITGKTIEEIRAERKSGKTCAMIAKEANKLTEFKSAVYKNKKSRLDDMVKNGNISQEKADEILANVKNCQNNCNGTQSGSQNQGQGLGYGNGQGNGHGQGHGQNQGNGQGLRDGSCFK
- a CDS encoding putative membrane protein (product_source=COG4720; cog=COG4720; pfam=PF07155; superfamily=81345; transmembrane_helix_parts=Inside_1_8,TMhelix_9_31,Outside_32_68,TMhelix_69_91,Inside_92_103,TMhelix_104_126,Outside_127_140,TMhelix_141_163,Inside_164_170) is translated as MKFKVSEIVSVGVLSCLVLIGSFINIMLPFASQGGLVHFGTTIAVISVVVYGRKVGTLSGAIGMSLFDILGGWLIWAPATAIARLGLGYIMGTISYAKEKNGKSYLYNLIGLICGGAWMVLVYYLFEAILYNNWIAPLGSIPGNVSQLVLAAVVGIPIGLILKKYIKVSN